In Gracilimonas sp., a single window of DNA contains:
- the rpsR gene encoding 30S ribosomal protein S18, with amino-acid sequence MIKNPSHPKKNQRKVKQCKFTRAGLEYIDYKDVDTLQRFTNDQGKILPRRVTGTSAKHQRQLTTAVKRARFLALMPYVAENLR; translated from the coding sequence ATGATTAAGAATCCATCACACCCGAAAAAAAACCAGCGCAAGGTAAAGCAATGTAAGTTTACCCGTGCCGGTCTTGAATATATTGATTACAAAGATGTTGACACCCTTCAGCGCTTTACTAACGATCAGGGAAAAATTCTCCCTCGTCGTGTGACCGGTACCAGTGCAAAACATCAGCGACAGCTAACAACGGCAGTTAAGCGCGCCCGTTTCCTGGCCCTTATGCCATATGTAGCTGAAAATCTCCGATAA
- a CDS encoding biopolymer transporter ExbD, with translation MLIKKRKREEAEINGSSMADIAFLLLIFFLVTTTINVDTGIGLVLPPPLEDEDPPPIRERNLMNILVNAEGRILMDEEPYQISEVKNRLIEFIKNPTNDPDLAESPDLAIVSVKTQRQTPYRIYVNMLDEVMGAYKELRNEASRANYGVPYGALDENSAQQTQIKDMYPKKISIAEPGDN, from the coding sequence ATGTTAATTAAGAAACGAAAAAGAGAAGAGGCTGAAATCAATGGTTCTTCCATGGCTGATATTGCCTTCCTTCTTCTGATTTTCTTTCTGGTAACTACCACAATTAATGTGGATACCGGAATTGGGTTGGTTTTACCACCACCATTAGAAGATGAAGATCCTCCTCCCATTCGAGAACGAAACCTTATGAACATTCTGGTAAATGCAGAGGGTAGAATTCTTATGGATGAGGAGCCATATCAAATTTCAGAAGTAAAGAATCGTCTCATTGAATTCATCAAGAATCCAACGAACGATCCTGATCTTGCAGAATCACCTGATTTGGCGATTGTTTCTGTAAAAACCCAACGGCAAACACCATATCGCATTTATGTGAATATGCTGGATGAAGTTATGGGTGCTTATAAAGAACTCAGAAACGAGGCTTCGAGGGCTAACTACGGTGTTCCTTATGGTGCACTGGATGAGAATAGCGCTCAGCAGACACAAATCAAGGATATGTATCCGAAGAAAATTTCAATAGCAGAACCGGGAGATAATTAA
- the rplI gene encoding 50S ribosomal protein L9 codes for MKIILREDVEKVGQSGEVVDVKDGFGRNYLIPQGKAVMATKGAIHELERLKKEAARQAEFTVKEAKELAQLLEATSLTIPVTTGEEDKIHGTVTNADIAKALEEREIMVDKKDITLDQEVKALGEYTATVNLVGDLNPQVKFWVVKDE; via the coding sequence ATGAAAATCATTCTTAGAGAAGACGTAGAAAAAGTAGGACAATCCGGTGAAGTAGTTGATGTTAAAGACGGCTTTGGCAGAAATTACCTGATTCCGCAAGGCAAAGCTGTTATGGCTACCAAAGGAGCAATCCATGAACTAGAGCGACTCAAAAAAGAAGCCGCTCGTCAAGCAGAATTTACTGTTAAGGAAGCCAAAGAATTAGCACAATTATTGGAAGCTACTTCGCTAACCATCCCGGTAACTACTGGAGAAGAAGACAAAATTCACGGAACCGTTACCAATGCTGATATTGCTAAAGCATTAGAGGAGCGTGAAATTATGGTGGATAAAAAAGACATCACTTTGGATCAGGAAGTAAAAGCTCTTGGTGAATATACTGCCACCGTAAATTTAGTTGGTGATTTGAATCCACAAGTAAAATTCTGGGTTGTAAAAGACGAATAA
- a CDS encoding metalloregulator ArsR/SmtB family transcription factor: MTVTKAQLFNEKQIKAAEFAKAIAHPARIAILQILAAKNACYCGDITEELPLAQSTVSQHLKALKSAGIIKGEIEGVRTCYCFDEDNLTEFKSVMKAMIKEFSIPNPTCC; encoded by the coding sequence ATGACTGTTACAAAAGCTCAATTATTTAACGAGAAACAGATAAAAGCTGCTGAGTTTGCAAAGGCAATTGCACATCCTGCACGAATAGCGATACTTCAAATTCTGGCGGCAAAAAACGCATGTTACTGCGGAGATATCACGGAAGAACTTCCCCTTGCCCAGTCAACGGTATCGCAGCATCTCAAAGCACTTAAATCGGCAGGGATTATCAAAGGCGAGATAGAAGGGGTTCGAACCTGTTATTGCTTTGATGAAGACAACCTGACTGAATTCAAATCTGTGATGAAAGCTATGATCAAAGAATTTTCAATACCAAATCCAACTTGTTGCTAA
- the thiL gene encoding thiamine-phosphate kinase — MSESFQTIQSIGSKALLEKITNFESYKNENVIQSIGDDAAVIKESDDSLTLLTSDTYVEGVDFDPTYTPFHHLGYKIVSAGVSDIYAMNGNPEAVLINLAVPNRMSVQMIEDIYKGIYAAGKSYSVEVVGGDLKANHANLVVSISVYGRADKDAITYRKGATEGDAICLTGDVGGALAGLRILMREKKFWEEHGDESVQPELGDYQFVVKRQLVPEARKDLIESLKEHDMVPTSMIDVTKGLVSEISALSDASELGAYIYQAALPIAIETRQVADEMQEDVDRYALFGGEDLELMFTLPEKKVEEFVNHFNDFVVIGRMVSREEGMKMQTGEGDVVSFDDLS, encoded by the coding sequence ATGTCAGAATCTTTCCAAACTATTCAAAGTATTGGCAGTAAAGCCCTTCTTGAAAAAATTACCAACTTTGAGTCTTATAAAAATGAAAATGTAATACAATCAATCGGTGATGATGCCGCGGTAATAAAGGAGTCAGATGACTCGTTGACATTGTTAACAAGCGATACCTATGTGGAAGGCGTTGACTTTGACCCAACCTATACTCCTTTTCATCATCTAGGGTATAAAATTGTTTCAGCAGGAGTCAGTGATATCTATGCTATGAACGGAAATCCTGAAGCTGTTTTGATAAATTTAGCTGTACCAAACAGGATGTCGGTACAAATGATTGAAGATATTTATAAAGGTATTTATGCAGCCGGTAAATCTTATAGCGTAGAAGTGGTTGGGGGAGACTTGAAAGCAAATCATGCAAACTTAGTTGTTTCAATTAGTGTGTATGGCAGAGCTGATAAGGATGCCATCACTTATCGCAAGGGAGCAACCGAAGGTGATGCTATTTGTCTGACCGGAGATGTCGGCGGGGCCTTAGCCGGGCTTAGGATTTTGATGAGAGAAAAGAAGTTTTGGGAAGAACATGGAGATGAGTCGGTACAACCGGAATTAGGTGATTATCAGTTTGTTGTAAAACGGCAACTGGTTCCCGAAGCAAGAAAAGATCTTATAGAAAGTTTAAAAGAACATGACATGGTTCCCACTTCAATGATTGATGTAACCAAAGGTCTTGTAAGTGAAATCAGTGCATTATCGGATGCATCAGAACTTGGAGCCTATATTTACCAAGCAGCATTACCTATTGCCATCGAGACGCGGCAGGTAGCGGATGAGATGCAGGAAGATGTGGATCGATACGCTTTATTTGGAGGAGAAGATCTTGAATTAATGTTCACGCTTCCGGAAAAGAAAGTGGAAGAATTTGTGAATCATTTCAATGATTTTGTAGTAATAGGGCGTATGGTGTCACGAGAAGAGGGCATGAAAATGCAAACCGGAGAAGGGGATGTTGTCTCCTTTGATGATTTGTCATAA
- a CDS encoding MotA/TolQ/ExbB proton channel family protein: protein MISSIALFLLQAPADEGFFNVIVAKFNEGNDSGWMWPVLIALILGLAIFLERIITLNLADINTRKFIVKVQEALQDGGIEAAEELCAQTRGPVASVFQAGLMRSHEGIEAAEKAISAYGSIEMSFLERGLVWLSLFIAIAPLLGFLGTVVGMIQAFDDIEAAADISPSIVAGGIKVALLTTAGGLIAGIILQIGYNYCVSKIDRIIAEMEESSITLIDSIILLNEGKPLVPNVGPESGSDDE from the coding sequence ATGATATCGTCGATTGCTCTTTTTCTATTACAAGCCCCTGCTGACGAAGGGTTTTTTAACGTTATTGTCGCAAAATTTAACGAAGGTAATGACAGTGGCTGGATGTGGCCGGTGCTTATTGCTCTGATCTTGGGATTAGCTATTTTCCTGGAGCGGATTATTACCCTTAATCTTGCAGACATCAATACACGAAAATTTATAGTAAAAGTACAAGAGGCTCTTCAGGATGGTGGTATCGAAGCCGCTGAAGAACTTTGTGCACAAACCCGTGGACCTGTTGCATCAGTATTTCAAGCTGGCTTGATGCGTTCACATGAAGGGATAGAAGCTGCTGAAAAAGCAATTTCTGCCTACGGTTCAATTGAAATGAGTTTCCTTGAGAGAGGTCTTGTTTGGTTGTCTTTATTTATTGCTATTGCCCCACTCTTAGGATTCCTTGGAACGGTAGTTGGTATGATTCAGGCATTCGATGATATTGAAGCTGCTGCCGATATTTCCCCAAGTATTGTTGCGGGTGGTATTAAAGTGGCCCTTCTTACAACGGCCGGTGGTTTGATAGCTGGTATTATTCTTCAAATTGGATACAACTATTGTGTATCTAAAATTGATCGCATTATTGCCGAGATGGAAGAAAGTTCCATTACTCTTATTGATTCCATTATTCTGTTGAATGAAGGCAAGCCGCTTGTTCCTAATGTAGGACCTGAGTCTGGTTCCGACGACGAATAA
- a CDS encoding chemotaxis protein CheB, translating to MKPINIFILDANEIVRRRLQDAVTETTGLNILLSGSSTEHDIRTKIKDAEPDLIVMGIDHHYSEEMRLFNYLRNQHAHLPILVMTPHNRDGATVAITTLKKGAVEFFPKSTTLSGSILTVDFFKERLIPIIKITPRLNRNVLLSQHFVDTAVKKIEPIPDDFFNTSLSRMELLVIAGCLGGVAPLYLLLSSLPKNLPVPIVVVQHMVEIYSKVLAEDLDKYTKLSVKEAEHGEELKAGHVYIAPGDYHTLTYKKDQKIHLTLNHGPKVAGFRPSIDILLKSTAQQFGKRMLTVYLSGGGNDGIEGAKIIDIIGGQIIIQNARTSLLSDIPWKVESYGINEGAYPVERLGHEISKRLV from the coding sequence ATGAAACCCATAAACATATTCATTCTTGATGCAAATGAAATCGTCCGTCGAAGGCTACAAGATGCTGTAACAGAAACAACCGGATTAAATATTTTGTTATCCGGGAGCAGTACTGAGCATGACATAAGGACAAAGATCAAAGATGCAGAACCAGATCTTATTGTTATGGGAATTGATCATCATTATTCTGAAGAAATGAGATTATTTAATTACCTGAGAAATCAGCATGCTCACCTCCCCATTCTGGTCATGACACCACATAATCGGGATGGAGCAACAGTTGCCATAACAACCTTAAAAAAAGGAGCCGTTGAATTTTTTCCAAAAAGTACAACGCTGAGTGGATCTATTTTGACCGTAGACTTTTTTAAAGAAAGGCTTATTCCGATAATTAAGATAACTCCTCGCTTAAACCGGAATGTTCTGCTATCGCAACACTTTGTTGATACCGCTGTTAAAAAAATTGAACCTATTCCGGATGACTTTTTTAATACTTCTTTAAGTAGAATGGAACTATTGGTTATTGCAGGATGTCTCGGTGGTGTAGCCCCGCTGTATCTTCTTCTTTCGAGTTTACCTAAAAATCTACCTGTTCCCATTGTAGTCGTTCAGCATATGGTGGAGATATATAGTAAAGTACTAGCCGAAGACCTTGATAAATACACCAAGTTATCGGTTAAGGAAGCTGAGCATGGAGAAGAACTTAAGGCAGGTCATGTTTATATAGCTCCGGGCGACTACCATACTCTTACATATAAAAAAGATCAAAAGATTCATCTTACTTTAAATCATGGACCTAAAGTAGCTGGATTCCGTCCTTCTATTGACATATTGCTCAAATCTACCGCACAACAATTTGGCAAAAGAATGCTAACCGTGTATCTATCAGGTGGTGGTAATGATGGAATCGAAGGAGCTAAGATCATTGATATCATTGGTGGTCAAATCATCATTCAGAATGCAAGAACTTCGTTGCTTTCCGATATTCCTTGGAAAGTAGAATCCTACGGAATTAATGAAGGTGCCTACCCTGTAGAGCGTCTGGGACATGAGATTAGTAAGCGGCTTGTTTAA
- the ftsH gene encoding ATP-dependent zinc metalloprotease FtsH: MAQKNSKKNKPIKPNGKKGANAPKFPTWSIFVLFFVLLLAQVLFFSPDTGNRIKYSEFLNYVENGYVTEITITNGVDVTGVYSDKAISDGIISRPEASDNNMPFATGDTEQFRKFNTTMLRDDEIRPILESNGVEFDVRIEEDWFSGVFVWLIPIALLIVIWIFIFRKMNPGQQVLNIGKNKASLYDQQTETKVTFEDVAGLQEAKAEVEEVVEFLRSPQKFTKLGGVLPKGVLLVGPPGTGKTLLAKATAGEASVPFFSLSGSDFVEMFVGVGAARVRDLFKQAKEKAPCIIFIDEIDSIGRTRGRGMAMGSNDERENTLNQLLSEMDGFNSDKGVILMAATNRPDILDSALLRPGRFDRQIMIDKPDLNGRVEILRVHSKKLKLSNDIDLRVLASQTPGFAGADLANLCNEAALLAARREKNSIEMEDFQDSIEKVIAGLERKNKLISPDERKIVAYHEAGHAIVGWFLEHTDPVLKVSIVPRGLAALGYTLQTPLEERFLMTTEELNDKICALLGGRVAEEIIFGRISTGAQNDLERITKMAFAMVAEYGMSEKLGYISLKDSQNPENSYGFNKKYSEVTSQQIDKEIRRIIDMNHDRTIDLLNKHKDELEKLAKALLEREVLDHHALRELLGDRPHGKYPDGIFEKPTDSNKNGMASKKGKKSEASSDGSDSKEKKAKNKPEGAKDKDTNVKDKDQKESEGSEA; encoded by the coding sequence ATGGCGCAAAAAAATTCCAAAAAAAATAAACCAATTAAGCCCAACGGCAAAAAGGGTGCTAATGCCCCGAAGTTTCCTACGTGGAGTATTTTCGTATTATTCTTTGTATTGCTTCTTGCCCAGGTTCTCTTCTTTTCTCCGGACACAGGAAATCGTATCAAATACAGTGAATTCCTGAATTATGTAGAAAATGGATATGTAACTGAAATTACGATCACCAATGGGGTGGATGTAACCGGGGTATATTCTGATAAAGCCATAAGTGATGGAATTATATCACGGCCTGAAGCAAGTGACAATAATATGCCATTTGCGACCGGTGATACAGAGCAGTTCAGGAAATTTAACACAACCATGCTTCGGGATGATGAAATCCGGCCTATCTTGGAGTCGAATGGGGTAGAGTTTGATGTGCGAATTGAAGAAGACTGGTTCAGCGGTGTTTTTGTTTGGCTGATTCCAATTGCACTTCTTATTGTAATATGGATTTTCATTTTTAGGAAAATGAATCCGGGACAGCAGGTATTGAACATTGGCAAAAATAAAGCCTCTCTCTACGATCAACAGACAGAAACAAAAGTTACTTTTGAAGATGTAGCCGGACTTCAGGAAGCAAAAGCTGAGGTTGAAGAGGTAGTAGAGTTTTTAAGAAGCCCTCAGAAATTTACCAAGTTGGGTGGTGTATTGCCGAAAGGTGTATTATTGGTGGGCCCCCCGGGTACCGGTAAAACTTTATTGGCAAAAGCTACAGCGGGTGAGGCAAGTGTACCTTTCTTTAGCCTCAGTGGCTCAGATTTCGTAGAAATGTTTGTGGGTGTTGGTGCAGCACGTGTCAGGGATTTGTTTAAGCAAGCTAAAGAAAAAGCACCCTGTATTATATTTATTGATGAGATTGACTCTATTGGCCGAACACGTGGACGCGGAATGGCAATGGGATCGAATGACGAGCGTGAGAATACTCTAAACCAGTTGCTCAGTGAAATGGATGGTTTCAATTCCGATAAAGGGGTGATCTTGATGGCGGCTACGAATCGTCCTGATATTTTAGACTCCGCTTTATTAAGACCGGGGCGCTTTGATCGTCAGATTATGATTGATAAGCCCGATCTCAACGGTCGTGTCGAAATTCTGAGAGTTCACAGCAAGAAATTGAAGCTCTCCAATGATATTGATTTAAGAGTACTTGCCTCGCAAACTCCCGGATTTGCGGGAGCCGACCTTGCCAACCTATGTAACGAAGCTGCCTTATTGGCTGCCCGTCGGGAGAAAAATAGTATAGAGATGGAAGACTTCCAGGACTCCATCGAAAAAGTTATTGCCGGGCTTGAGCGTAAGAACAAACTTATAAGTCCTGATGAGCGCAAAATTGTGGCTTATCACGAAGCCGGACATGCTATTGTAGGTTGGTTCCTCGAGCATACTGACCCTGTTTTGAAAGTGAGTATTGTTCCTCGTGGATTGGCTGCATTAGGTTATACTTTGCAGACTCCGTTGGAAGAACGATTTCTCATGACTACTGAAGAACTCAATGACAAAATTTGTGCTCTTTTAGGGGGACGTGTGGCAGAGGAAATTATCTTTGGCCGTATCTCAACAGGAGCCCAAAATGATCTTGAGCGAATCACCAAAATGGCTTTTGCCATGGTAGCTGAGTATGGAATGAGTGAGAAGCTGGGCTATATCTCTCTGAAAGATTCTCAAAATCCTGAAAACAGCTATGGATTCAATAAGAAATATTCTGAAGTAACCAGTCAGCAAATTGATAAGGAGATTCGCAGAATTATAGATATGAATCACGACCGAACTATTGATTTGCTTAATAAGCATAAGGATGAGTTGGAGAAACTTGCCAAAGCCTTGCTTGAAAGAGAAGTTCTGGATCATCATGCGCTCCGTGAATTATTAGGCGACCGACCTCACGGAAAATATCCGGATGGAATTTTTGAGAAGCCTACAGATTCTAATAAAAATGGGATGGCCAGCAAAAAAGGCAAGAAAAGCGAAGCATCTTCCGATGGTTCAGATAGCAAAGAAAAAAAAGCTAAAAATAAGCCTGAAGGTGCTAAGGATAAGGACACCAATGTTAAGGATAAAGACCAAAAAGAGAGTGAAGGTTCGGAAGCTTGA
- a CDS encoding arsenite methyltransferase yields MKTQTKSPEELKETVRKKYSEISQQAKDYNVRSCCGAGGESDKVYNIMTDDYSDLQGYNADADLGLGCGLPTQFAQIKKGDYVIDLGSGAGNDCFVARHETGPEGKVLGIDFTEPMIIKARENVDKLGFNNVEFRYGDIEDMPVSDNVADVVVSNCVLNLVPNKPKVFAEIHRVLKPGGHFSISDIVLEGDLPDALREDAEMYAGCVAGAIQKETYLDQIKEAGFENITIQKEKPIEIPEDILSQYLSEEEMAEFNSGGTGIYSITVFAQKSGGAVKKEVTMMGADTDDAGFCEPGSGCC; encoded by the coding sequence ATGAAAACTCAAACAAAATCACCCGAAGAACTCAAAGAAACTGTTCGCAAGAAATACTCCGAGATCAGCCAACAAGCCAAAGATTATAATGTCAGAAGTTGTTGCGGAGCAGGTGGGGAGTCTGACAAAGTATATAACATCATGACCGATGACTACAGTGACTTGCAGGGATATAATGCAGATGCTGATTTGGGCTTGGGTTGTGGTTTGCCAACACAATTTGCGCAGATCAAGAAAGGGGATTATGTGATTGACCTGGGTTCTGGAGCAGGGAATGATTGCTTTGTAGCCCGACACGAAACCGGTCCCGAGGGGAAAGTTCTGGGCATTGACTTCACCGAACCGATGATCATAAAAGCCAGAGAAAATGTAGATAAATTAGGTTTCAATAATGTCGAGTTTCGTTATGGAGATATCGAAGATATGCCCGTCTCGGATAATGTAGCTGATGTGGTTGTAAGTAACTGCGTGCTGAATTTGGTACCCAATAAACCCAAAGTATTTGCTGAGATTCATCGAGTACTTAAACCGGGGGGACATTTTAGCATTTCCGATATCGTATTGGAAGGTGACCTTCCTGATGCGCTTCGGGAGGATGCTGAAATGTATGCCGGCTGTGTAGCGGGTGCTATTCAAAAAGAAACCTATCTTGATCAGATCAAAGAAGCGGGATTTGAGAATATTACCATTCAAAAAGAGAAACCGATTGAGATCCCTGAAGATATCCTCAGCCAATATTTGAGTGAGGAAGAAATGGCAGAGTTCAATTCCGGAGGAACCGGGATATACAGTATTACCGTATTTGCACAAAAGTCCGGTGGGGCTGTTAAAAAAGAAGTAACCATGATGGGAGCAGATACAGATGATGCAGGATTTTGTGAACCGGGTTCCGGCTGCTGCTAA
- a CDS encoding biopolymer transporter ExbD — MAGHFQKKRGGSKQEVPTSAMPDVIFILLFFFMVTTVLREVTLKVRVNLTQAENIEKIEQKRLLSYIYIGPERLPNNQLGEDKVQIDDAIVDDIGAIRTLMYDKLREQPKLIVSLRVDENSEFGLLTDVQEELKQASTFRINYSTRREMN; from the coding sequence ATGGCAGGACATTTTCAAAAGAAAAGAGGTGGAAGCAAGCAGGAAGTACCTACTTCTGCAATGCCAGATGTAATCTTTATTCTGTTGTTTTTCTTTATGGTTACTACCGTATTGCGAGAAGTTACTTTGAAGGTTCGTGTTAATCTTACACAAGCTGAAAATATTGAGAAAATTGAGCAGAAACGCCTTCTTTCTTATATCTATATTGGACCTGAAAGACTCCCAAATAATCAATTGGGTGAAGATAAGGTTCAGATTGACGACGCCATTGTCGATGACATTGGCGCCATCAGAACGCTTATGTATGACAAGCTTCGCGAACAGCCTAAGCTAATTGTTTCATTGCGTGTTGACGAAAACTCGGAGTTTGGACTTCTTACTGATGTTCAGGAAGAATTGAAACAAGCCAGTACGTTTAGAATAAATTATTCTACTCGCCGTGAAATGAACTAA
- the rpsF gene encoding 30S ribosomal protein S6, protein MSKNYYEFTYIINPVLEEDKFKETVDKVTKLIEKHGGEIDEVDEWGLRQFAYNINKKGSGYYVNMYFTADAEAIAPIERQLRIDDDILRYLTLKYDAKMLRHRELQKKNEIPDVFAIEDEDEETEDDD, encoded by the coding sequence ATGAGCAAGAACTATTACGAGTTTACCTATATCATAAATCCTGTTCTCGAAGAGGATAAATTCAAAGAAACCGTCGATAAGGTAACAAAGCTAATCGAAAAACACGGCGGGGAAATTGATGAAGTTGATGAGTGGGGCTTACGTCAATTTGCATATAACATCAACAAAAAAGGCAGCGGATATTATGTGAATATGTATTTCACAGCGGATGCTGAAGCTATTGCTCCAATTGAGCGGCAGTTACGTATTGATGATGACATCCTGCGCTATCTGACTTTAAAATATGATGCCAAGATGTTGCGTCATCGTGAACTTCAAAAGAAAAACGAAATCCCTGATGTCTTTGCGATAGAAGATGAAGACGAAGAAACTGAAGACGACGATTAA
- a CDS encoding cytochrome c biogenesis protein CcdA, which translates to MKLELMKSFHTFLMGIIFLMLSPFFVQAQIPDPVKFSISESPDSVLAGEVFEIEIEASIEGNWHLYSILNDEDAGPFPTEFSPKSNNFVFAGEVVESEADIEFDPNFEAELGWHSSFAKFTIPVAVKTNLTGKQTLDIEVYYQVCDDRVCLPPKTKSIIAGVTVTGVSENPVSQSVSDGSEEDLSGSEGEIKRSVLGGDGVFSFIWIAILAGFAALLTPCVFPMIPLTVSYFSKQEDNGKGVGKAFLFGLGIVITFTLLGVLLAAVFGVSGAQNFASNPWVNLFIAFVLVAFAFSLLGMYELQLPHQLTNWLNRKSNQSSGIAGIVFMSLTISAVSFSCTAPFVGGVFAATTGGEWFYPIIGMIGFSAAFASPFVILAIFPKWMESLPKSGSWMNVVKVLLGFIELAAAFKFLSNADLVWEWGMISRPMTIAAWIAIFLLTGLYLLGTYSLKHESKPESITTGRMLLAIPFLLFSFYLIPGLLGSSLGIWDAFLPPKQATDVSLVASIGTTPGSGAATSADEGWSDDYEASREVALQDGKPVFIDFTGYTCTNCRAMESNVFPLEEVVSRFDQMVLVKLYTDGGPDGPENQMFQFELTGNVALPTYAIVDPETGRVIEQSLGYSKADNFVAFLDKGLQKFNSN; encoded by the coding sequence ATGAAATTAGAATTAATGAAATCATTTCACACCTTTTTAATGGGGATCATCTTTCTGATGTTATCCCCATTTTTTGTTCAGGCACAAATTCCAGACCCTGTAAAATTCAGTATTTCTGAATCTCCGGATTCGGTATTGGCCGGTGAAGTTTTTGAAATTGAAATTGAAGCTTCAATTGAAGGAAACTGGCATCTTTATTCTATTTTGAATGACGAAGATGCAGGGCCATTTCCTACTGAATTTTCTCCCAAATCAAATAATTTTGTATTTGCCGGAGAAGTGGTTGAATCAGAAGCTGATATTGAATTCGATCCCAATTTTGAAGCTGAGTTAGGCTGGCACAGCAGCTTTGCGAAATTCACGATTCCCGTAGCTGTTAAAACCAATTTGACAGGCAAACAAACTCTGGATATAGAAGTGTATTATCAGGTTTGTGATGACCGGGTCTGTTTGCCGCCAAAGACAAAGTCAATCATTGCCGGAGTTACTGTAACAGGTGTATCTGAAAACCCTGTTAGCCAATCAGTTTCTGATGGAAGCGAGGAAGATCTTTCCGGGAGCGAAGGTGAAATTAAACGTTCAGTTTTGGGAGGGGACGGGGTGTTTTCTTTTATATGGATCGCTATTCTGGCCGGATTTGCAGCACTTTTGACTCCCTGTGTGTTTCCAATGATTCCGCTTACTGTTTCTTATTTTTCAAAACAAGAAGATAATGGTAAAGGTGTTGGTAAAGCTTTTCTGTTTGGTTTAGGTATCGTTATTACGTTTACATTACTGGGTGTTTTATTAGCCGCTGTTTTTGGAGTATCCGGAGCACAGAATTTTGCATCCAATCCCTGGGTAAATTTATTTATCGCATTTGTATTGGTAGCTTTTGCTTTCAGTTTGCTAGGGATGTATGAATTGCAGCTTCCACATCAACTTACTAATTGGCTGAACCGGAAAAGTAATCAAAGTTCGGGCATTGCAGGAATTGTATTTATGTCGCTAACAATCAGTGCCGTTTCCTTTTCTTGTACCGCTCCATTTGTTGGCGGGGTGTTTGCCGCAACCACCGGTGGGGAATGGTTCTACCCAATTATTGGGATGATTGGGTTTTCAGCTGCATTTGCCAGTCCGTTCGTGATATTGGCTATTTTCCCAAAATGGATGGAGTCACTTCCCAAAAGCGGTTCATGGATGAATGTGGTGAAAGTTCTGCTTGGATTTATTGAGCTGGCAGCCGCATTCAAGTTTCTATCCAATGCCGACCTTGTTTGGGAATGGGGAATGATTTCCAGGCCAATGACCATTGCGGCATGGATCGCCATTTTCTTACTAACCGGTTTATATTTGTTAGGAACGTATTCTCTAAAACATGAGAGTAAGCCTGAAAGCATTACTACCGGAAGGATGCTGCTAGCCATTCCTTTTCTTTTATTCAGTTTTTATTTAATACCAGGATTACTAGGGTCTTCACTCGGAATTTGGGATGCTTTTCTACCCCCGAAGCAGGCTACAGATGTGAGTTTAGTAGCCTCTATTGGAACTACCCCCGGATCAGGAGCCGCTACCAGTGCGGATGAGGGGTGGTCGGATGATTATGAAGCTTCCCGTGAAGTAGCTCTGCAAGACGGTAAACCTGTTTTTATTGATTTCACCGGTTATACCTGTACCAATTGCAGAGCTATGGAATCAAACGTATTTCCATTGGAAGAAGTCGTATCCAGGTTTGACCAGATGGTGCTCGTAAAATTATATACGGATGGAGGCCCCGATGGCCCTGAAAATCAAATGTTTCAGTTTGAGCTCACCGGCAATGTTGCCCTTCCCACTTATGCCATCGTTGATCCCGAAACGGGAAGAGTAATTGAACAAAGTTTGGGATACAGCAAGGCAGATAATTTCGTAGCCTTTTTAGATAAAGGATTGCAGAAATTTAATTCCAACTGA